The sequence below is a genomic window from Felis catus isolate Fca126 chromosome A2, F.catus_Fca126_mat1.0, whole genome shotgun sequence.
TGACGGAAAAGGACAAATTGAAGATGGAAGTCGACCAGCTCAAGAAAGAAGTAACACTGGAAAGAATGCTGGTAAACTGCTgttctcttttgaattttattttaaactgtagATATAGTAGGAATACTGGGTCAGAAACCATTGCAGGGGAGcagaatttgccaccccaaaatatgttcCTTTGGCATAAgcattattttaggctgattatttttaagaaacagcagataGTAGAGAAGCTCTGGAAACTAAGTAAAAGCTGCCCTTTTGTAAGAGACGTTTACAGTTATAAGAGAactctccatttgtaagggtgtcttcTTCTGAGAAGGCATTTAGAGACTTAGGGTTAGAGAAGactctaaatctctagaaactcgtATCAGTAGAGAAGGCAAGGACTTAAGTCCACTTGATTTAAGTGGGTTTTTGATGACTGCTTTTCCTGGAAACCTCCCATAACTGGCCTGCTCCCCATATCCCCCAACATCTTTTGTCTTCAGCTGGAGGTGGTATTTGAGGGGGTATCTTAGGTCATTTTGGAGAGGTTATTCATTCTCCTGGGTCTCTCCCGTATATACAGGAGGTACACGTTATTAAATTTCTGTGCATTTTTCTCCTGtcaatctgcctttttttttattataggggtgtctcagccaagaacctaaaAGAGTAGAGGGGAAATTGTTTGTCCTCCCCCACACCATTTACTGGAGAAGCTCAatgtagttaaaaataaattgtttgggTAAAAATTCATCAGAGATTAAGAAAGTTAGTAATCATAATTATCTCTTGATTAGACTATAAATCAAAGATTTGGCAAACTATTTTTCATAGACCAAATCCAGCCTTTAGCCTGTTTTAGTATGACCACTaagctaaaaatgtttttttacatttttatagagttgttttaaaaatgaaagaaaggggcgcctgggtggcgcagtcggttaagcgtccgacttcagccaggtcacgatctcgcggtctgtgagttcgagccccgcgtcaggctctgggctgatggctcggagcctggagcctgtttctgattctgtgtctccctctctctctgcccctcccccgttcatgctctgtctctctctgtcccaaaaataaatttaaaaaaaaaatgaaagaaagaaagaaagaaagaaagaaagaaagaaagaaagaaagaaagaaagaaagaaagaaagaaagaaagaaagaagatgagaCAGAGGCCATATTTCAGTTAAGCAGTAAAGTGAAGCAATACatataggcattttatttttacttttctaaattgATAAGCTTCTCTTTATTTAATGCAATAGTTTGATGTTTAAATACTTTTAGCCAAAACCTCATCCCCTCCAGCACTGTCATGGCTAGTAATGAAGGAGTACATTCTATTCCTTCTTTGCAAACAAAAATGAGTTCAAGCACAAGAACTCACTCGTTCCTCCTAAAAACATCTGACAGATCTTGGAAATGGTTACCAAGAGTTCTCTGCTGTTAAAAGGACCAGAAATGGCAAAGGAATAAAAGTTTCCTCCAAACAAACAGTGACTGAAGCTTGGAAGATGTAGATATGTATTTTAGATCTCTTCATTTTAGGAAAGTAAGTAGAACAAAAACTCCTCCATGAGTAATAagagtatgttttatattttttcaaacatttgttttatcAAGCCAGAGCAAAAAAGGGGGGAGTAGTTTGCATTATCTTTGTACTTTGCTCAAAACTCTTACTCCCAATAAATATGGGAATTTTGggggttttttcccctttataatTGTCTCAAACTTCCCTGTTGCCCTTTCCATACAGGCAAGACATATTTtgttgtaaaaaaattaaatttataaatatcatgAAAAGCTTGGAACTcacaacaaaaaagttaaaatctttataatttaGGAAACATAAACTTTTGACATAAaggaaagttcttttttcttacttgaaACATCCAAAAGCTGTTTGATTACTTATATCTTCAGGATTATTGTTTTGAAGGCAATTTGGTTGTGTTCATGTTTATTATTCACTTATGGCAAGCTCACctgggaatttttattttttttaattttgggtaaACATCACATACATCTTACCATCTGTCAGGTTTGGGGGTTCCTTTTCCCTACTACTCAATGTCTCCTCGCTCTTGGAAGTGAAACTAATTTAATACCACACTGCCCAAACCACACACACCTACCCacaacctacacacacacacacacacacacacacacacacacacacacacacacagaaattttaGGTCCTGAACTGACATTTCTGATACAGGATGGTATAGCATCCTTCTAGTATGGTCCAGTGGATAGATACTGGAACCATATCCCTGGCTCAGATTCTGGCTCCACAGCTTTCTCTCTGTGGAACACTCACCTGagatattttctgtaaaatgggaatagtaacaAAATCTAATTCAGAGGACAATTGGGAGGAATAAATgggataatatatataaagctctGAAAACAATACCCAGGACATAGCAAGTTTTTTCTGCtattattactactttttaaattgttattgaAGTCTGAGACCCAGACTAGTTCATAATATGCCTCAACCTCTTTTGCTATCAAGGCACTATTGTCAGAATAAGACAACTGCTTGCATCCCACTTTTAGAGGACAGATTTGCAATGACTATATGTCAATTCAGTGGGCAAAGATTGAAGATAATCTTTGTGGTAATAGCTAAAAATAGCTGCCATTTGATTGAGAATCTGTTGTATGCTGGGAACTGAATGGAACTAGTGTTGCTGTTCCTATTTCGTAGATGAAGTAACTAAACCTTGGGTGAACTCTCCTAAGGGTCTATTGTGGGTAAGTGGGTAGAGCCAAAATTCAGACCTGGAGTGGCCCGAATCGAGTCCATGCTTTCCACAATGCCATATAATCCTATATTAAACTATCTATACTTATAATAAGCTTCACTGAAATACATTTTGAACAACACACTCACATGGGTTTTGGGTAATTTATTGCTCCTTTTAGCCCCAGATCCTAGTTAGACATTGTCAAAACCAACCCCTCGCTGACTCCAGAATTAGAACAGCAGTTAAACCTCTATTCCTGACATCTGATTGGGGCCCAAAAAGCTGGTGTTCGGAGAAgtataaaaaaaagtgaatctacatgcacccccatgtttatagcagcactatcaacaatagccaaagtatggaaagagcccaaatgtccatcgatggatgaatggataaagaagatgtggtatatatatatatatatatatatatatatacaatggagtattacttgccaatcaaaaagaatgaaaccttgccatttgcaactacgtggatgaaactggagggtattatgctaagtgaaattagtcagagaaagacaaaaatcatatgacttcactcatatgaggactttaagagacaaactagatgaacataagggaagggaaacaaaaataatataaaaacagggagggggaccaaacagaagagactcatatggagaacaaactgagggttactggaagggttgtgggaggggggatgggctaaatgggtaagggacactaaggaatctattcctgaaatcattgttgcactacatgctaactaacttggatataaattttaaaaaataaaaaaaaataaaattaaaaaatatatatatatatagtgaatctAAAtcttagttttgagaaagaacaaatgtgAATCTGAAttactgcatattttaaaattgtatataaacTCCAATTGAAGGAGCCATCTGACCAAGGTCTTGCCTCAGTTAGGAATGATGTTTTCTAATATGTACATAATGAGTTTACAGAGTTAAAAAGTAATCTTAAGTCTTATATCTAATGTTGCtggaaattttcatataaaaatagcataaatattttattaaaaaaacacaataccTAGATAGCTTATGGAATGGCCACCTGATGGGCTGCCGGAAATGAAGTAGTTTCATGTTAATTTCATGAATGATGTATTAAGTGAAGAGGAAACAAGCTGAAAGTTAAAAGGAATGATAACTTGATcctgtgtatatatgcatgcatatgcacgcgcacacacacacacacacacacacacacacacacacacatttgtatttatatatgttatagaaCATTGACTCTTTCTAAAAAGTGGGTTAAATGTTACATGGATCATTCAGGCTCTGGCTGAGCCCATTAAAGTACTAAAGCCTGATTTTTCATGAACTCATTATTATAATAGTGCATATGAGGGAAGATcaatctcataaaaaaaaaactcagttcaacaaatacttatttatgGAGCACCAACTAAATGCAGTCTGTGTTCTCGATACATGTGAACAAATCAGCCAAAGGTCCCTGACCTTTTGGAGGTCACCTTCTAATGCACTGTCATCATCAATCATTGTAAATGAGTTTAAAATAACATTACATGTGTATACTTCTGAGAATCCAGGAGCAGTGATAAGCCTGGAATTTAACAATTATTCATTCCCTTCCACCTTTACAGGTCACATttttggaaagaggaaaaatattcaaTCAGTGTTCACTCTGGTGAACAGctattccttcttctctcctagAAAGTACATACGCATTGGCGGAAAGCAGAACCacatttaaaagaacacaaaaattataataaatacattcttGGATTCTGCAGCATTTGTATTGAACCAAATgtgtcatttctttctcttttcctttaaggtCTCCAAATGTTGTGAAGAAGTAAGGGATTATGTTGAAGAAAGATCTGGCGAAGATCCACTAGTAAAGGGTATCCCAGAGGACAAAAATCCCTTCAAGGAGCTCAAAGGAGGCTGTGtgatttcataagaaaaaaaaaaatccttggaatATCTTGAGCTTTAATGACAGTACTAGTTTTTGGTCATATATAAGAATTCTATTAAGCATGTACGTAAagctttaaatttataaatataaactttaaataaaaactgggatGTGATAATGtataaatctgtttttcttcaaCTGTTTAGTACAGTGAATTTTGAGTGACCTTTTTCTTTTAACGATACCTACtgtttcatggggcgcctgggtggttcagtcgggtaagtgatggtctcagatcatgatctcgcagcgcAGTTCCTGAGGAAAGGTCATAAGAAGCCAGAAAGTTCTGGCCCTGGCACTTCACTGCCTCTCTGActttggataagttacttaatctttttaaatctcagtttcttctgctgtaggaaagaaagaataatggtTCTATCCCCTTTTACTTGGGGTTAAATATTACACTAGAGTGATTACAGCATTTAGTGTAccacctgacacacagtaagaCCCAATAAGTGTTAACTAGTGTTACTGAGAAAGGAACTAGATGCATATCCAGAATCCTTTAAGATACGTGCTATTCCATCCCATCTCTAAGAAGACTGTCACCAATACGGTCCTTTTTCCTATAGCAGCGGAAGAGCAAAATGGTAGAAAAGTAGCTTTGTTCTGTATCATCTTCCTAATCAGTTTCCTCCTGGCATCTTATTGAGTTGACATAAGCCAAATCTCACTACCTTTGTGCTAATGACTAAGataatttgcctttgtttctgtaACAAGTGATGAGTGTTAATTACCCCAACTTGGAAACTacttttgttgttactgtttccTTATCCTATCTCACACGTACAGTGCTATTTTTGGATACGTCAGTGATCAGAATACAAGGAAATGCTAATtgatgttctttttgttttattttaattacttatgggagagggagagcggcagggagagagagaaagaaagagaatcttaagcgggctccacgcacagcatagagcctgacatgatGCTTGATCCaaggaccctgggatcacgacctgagccgaaatcaagatttggacactcaactgactgagccacccaggcacactgatTGTCatccattttttgaaaatttttaaaaaatactcatttatttttgagttacagagagagacagagcacaagcaggggaagggcagagagaaagggagacatagaatctgaagcaggctctaggctctgagctgtcggcacagagcccaacgcgaggcttgaactcacggacactgagatcatgacctgagccaaaatcagacacgcaactgaatgagccacccaagcacccctgtcatccattttaaaaacaaggtaAGAATTATCTTTATTTGGTCTGGAAGGGAATGTCAATGTGGTCCCAAGTTTGGCTCCTAGCATGGTGCTTTCCCACTCTGGTGGTAGTAAATGCTCAGCAAAGATCTGCTGACTCCTGCTCAaccctttcattttgaaatagaGGAAAtccaggctcagagaagtgaattGGCAAGTTTCTCAGGTCCAGACTCCGGATCTCTGGCTGCATGGTTAACAACACACTCTATCACATATAGACATGCTTTCGGTATTAAGGGATTCCAGGATAAACTATTGGATAAACTACCCTTTCCTCAGCAGAAGCTCTTTTCCcctgtttaaaattataaaactcctttCCAAGCACCCCTTCAGCACTGCCTGTCTTTGTGTTCCACTCTATTTTCTTCCCTAACTCCCACCACCATCTagcatactatatattttacttgttttacttGTTTAATTGTGGTCCATCTCAAGGGTTTTTCCATGTGCAGTTTGATgcaaattaatgtttattaagtgttccatttattttttccccctgattaaaaaaaatacaaagtcctTGCTATGGCACTTAATAACACGCATGATCCTAACCAACATCTCTACATGCATGGTCCTAACTAACATCTCTAACAACTGGAAATAGATCTGAGAGCCAGATAATTCTAAGTTAAAGCTTTGGTTTGTCCACTTTCTACTTCAACTCTTTGAACATCATGagtttttttcatgtataaaatgagagCATAGGATGGATTcttatatgaaaatttaaaatcacttaGAATAGAGATGAGCAAATGAGCAAATGTCCTCTATTATAATAAACCTTGGAGACTTCTTGTAGCCAACAAACTTAACTATTAAATGACCACTGACATGACACCCCATTTCCCCACCTTCTGCAGTTTTAGTCGTATTGATCTCTCCACCTGAAATGTCCTCTTCTCTAACTCACTTCAGCCTTTTGCATCCTACTCCTTTCTGAGACTCACTAAAAACTatcttctctgtccctcactccaCCCCAAGAGTATTCTGTAAAtgttttaactcatttaacaTCGCTTTGCTTTCTCTTATTACAGTTGGTATGGTTGTCTTGATCTCAATTCTGTATTGTAAATTCCCCAAGCCAGACGCTCTGTTTATTATTGAAACTGCCATACCAACTAATAAATTGTCTCTACAATTTAATTGACTAAGTGTTCAATTAAAAGCAGGAAAGGGTAATACTTTTTATATTGGATAATTCAGAATTCTTATTAGCTTAATTGAGGAATAAATCGACAGTAGGGTAACATTCGTGTTGCTTAAAAATACAGATTGTcagcacacctgggtggctcagttggttaagcgtctgactcttggttttggctcaggtcatcatctcatggtttcatgagttcgagccccacgtcaggcttggtgctgacagtgcagacctgcttgagattctctgtctccttctctctctgccccttcccccacttgcactctttctctctgaaaataaataaataaacttaaaaaaaaatacagattatctGCAGAAGTTGgaataagataaaaatcatagaaaGGAGTGACAGAGAAAGATGGTTTAGGAAGAAGGATGTGATAATCATGACTGTTCCACAGGCTATACAGCTAC
It includes:
- the GNGT1 gene encoding guanine nucleotide-binding protein G(T) subunit gamma-T1; translation: MPVINIEDLTEKDKLKMEVDQLKKEVTLERMLVSKCCEEVRDYVEERSGEDPLVKGIPEDKNPFKELKGGCVIS